The Clostridium sp. DL-VIII DNA window ATCTTACAGGATGCAGTTTATCTATTATTTCATGGATTTATTTATATTAATCCATGGATTCATAGCATAAAGATGCTGCAGTCTTAAGAACACTGAGAATATGTTTTTGTACTTCAAGATGAACCGGGTGGACCTGATAGTTATTCAAATCTTCCATCGAATCAAACTTAGTAATGAGCAAAATATCATATTCTCCTTCATGTATAGCAACTTCTACTTTTATATCACGTAGAATTTCAATCTTACCTTTCATACTTAACAAAATATTTCTTGCCTTTTGGATATTTTCATTGCTTCTTTCCTCAAGCCTAAGCATTACATTATTCGTAATCATTTTACAATCACCCCTTTATATTTAAATATATTTATTATGATTAATTAGAAATAGTACTTTGTTTTGCAAGCTTAATGCCTAGCTCAAAAGCTTTATCACAATCTGTTATAAACTCTTCCTTTCGTTTCTCAGTATCTTCTACAGTACCATTTGGGTTAATTAGTGTCGAAAAATACTTTGAATACTCTGTTTCTAGTGGATAATTATAAATCCTAGTAACGCTCAGTGATTCAGCTGCTCCCATCCCCCATTGTGTCTGCAATTCAATGCTTTTAAAATGATCCTTGTAACTATAACCAAGTACATCGTCTGTTATATTCTCTACATTCATAGTATAAATATAACCAGTCGGTATAATTTTTTTGGGAGAACCAGAGCCTTCAAACCCCATACGAGGCCATATTAATCTTTCCATAAAAGATCTTGCTTCGCCTGTAAGAGAACTAAAATATATAGGAGAGCCAATGATAACAGCATCTGCATCAATAACTTTTTTAAGAATTGGAGTCAGCTCATCTTTTATAGCGCACATACCATAACTTTTTCCATCTTTATTTTTGCACGCTAAGCACC harbors:
- a CDS encoding Dabb family protein, with the translated sequence MITNNVMLRLEERSNENIQKARNILLSMKGKIEILRDIKVEVAIHEGEYDILLITKFDSMEDLNNYQVHPVHLEVQKHILSVLKTAASLCYESMD
- a CDS encoding flavodoxin family protein; this encodes MKVIVINGSPRKNGTTSILLNEAIKGAVSQGAETELINLYDFNYKGCKGCLACKNKDGKSYGMCAIKDELTPILKKVIDADAVIIGSPIYFSSLTGEARSFMERLIWPRMGFEGSGSPKKIIPTGYIYTMNVENITDDVLGYSYKDHFKSIELQTQWGMGAAESLSVTRIYNYPLETEYSKYFSTLINPNGTVEDTEKRKEEFITDCDKAFELGIKLAKQSTISN